The proteins below come from a single Salvelinus alpinus chromosome 18, SLU_Salpinus.1, whole genome shotgun sequence genomic window:
- the LOC139543477 gene encoding alpha-ketoglutarate dehydrogenase component 4-like gives MAAAGRAFVQAVRLHSPLIKFPNRLSDPRPNVQEVLKMGVAAAQQSSGTHSSPLTSAPSPLTRLPGISDTAATIRDLPQRYRRRIVAPEEMEYIQRGGPE, from the exons ATGGCAGCAGCTGGAAGAGCATTTGTGCAG GCTGTGCGCCTTCACTCGCCACTTATAAAGTTTCCTAATCGCCTTAGTGACCCAAGACCCAATG TCCAAGAGGTGCTGAAAATGGGAGTTGCCGCAGCACAGCAGTCCAGTGGTACACATAGTTCACCTTTGACCTCTGCACCATCACCCCTGACTCGCCTCCCGGGAATCTCAGATACCGCTGCAACTATCAGAGATCTTCCCCAGAGGTATCGAAGAAGGATAGTTGCTCCAGAGGAGATGGAGTACATCCAG CGTGGTGGACCAGAGTAA
- the pdcl gene encoding phosducin-like protein, which yields MTTLDDKILGEKLQYYYSSSEDEESDKEDDEGEHKTIRNPDVLEPELEYSADGSAVNTGPKGVINDWRKYKQLKVEQKQEQKEEMERLIKKLSMTCRSDLDDEADAIKQKEMQDKIQHKMTMQEYNMLQEDEDDEDFLQQYRKQRIEEMRRKVLRGKRFEQVYELNSGEEFLEAVDKEDKACLVMIHIYEGEVPACEAMMGSLLCLAQEYPLVKFCSVRGSVIGTSAQFRGSALPALLVYKGGDLIGNFVRITDQLGEDFYAVDVEALLQEYGLLPDKPVLVAKTIRNAAITQSDDSDLDID from the exons ATGACAACGTTGGATGACAAGATCCTGGGGGAGAAGCTGCAGTACTACTACAGCAGCAGTGAGGATGAGGAAAGTGACAAGGAGGATGACGAGGGGGAGCACAAGACCATCCGCAACCCAGATGTACTGGAGCCTGAGCTAGAATACAGCGCCGACGGTAGTGCCGTCAACACAG GGCCCAAGGGGGTGATTAATGACTGGAGGAAGTACAAACAGCTGAAGGtggagcagaagcaggagcagaaggaggagatggagagactcATCAAGAAGCTGTCCATGACCTGCCGCTCCGACCTGGACGACGAAGCCGACGCCATTAAACAGAAAGAGATGCAGGACAAGATCCAGCACAAG ATGACCATGCAGGAGTACAACATGCTCCAGGAAGACGAGGATGACGAGGACTTCCTCCAGCAGTACAGGAAGCAGCGCATCGAGGAGATGCGCCGGAAGGTGTTACGCGGTAAGCGCTTCGAGCAGGTCTACGAGCTCAACAGTGGTGAGGAGTTCCTGGAGGCTGTGGACAAGGAGGACAAGGCCTGCCTGGTTATGATCCACATCTACGAGGGCGAGGTGCCTGCCTGCGAGGCCATGATGGGCAGCCTGCTGTGCCTGGCACAGGAATACCCCCTGGTCAAGTTCTGTAGCGTGCGTGGGTCGGTTATCGGCACCAGTGCCCAGTTCAGGGGCAGCGCCTTGCCAGCCCTGCTGGTGTACAAAGGAGGAGACCTGATTGGGAACTTTGTGCGCATCACAGACCAGCTAGGAGAGGACTTCTATGCTGTGGATGTGGAGGCGCTGCTGCAGGAGTATGGGCTGCTGCCGGACAAACCTGTCCTTGTCGCTAAGACCATCCGCAACGCCGCCATCACACAGAGCGATGACTCTGACCTTGACATAGACTAG